CAATACAAGCTCGTCCAGAAGTCGATCGAGGTCGGCCCGGGCATTTTTTTGCCATTCACGTTCGGTGAAAACCGTCCTGACGAACGCACCAAGTGGATCGCGCTCGCCTCGGTCAACCGGGCGTTGCCGGCGGCCGACGCCGCCATCGAGGCGGGCTATCGCTTCTACCACGACACGTTCGGCACCGACAGCCACACGATCGAGTTCTCGTGGCTGCAAAAACTCGGCGCGCACCTCGTGCTCATTCCGCACGTGCGCCTCTACACGCAGACCGCGGCGGATTTTTATTTCTACCGGCTCGACGCCACGAGCATCACGCCCACCAGCGGCGCGCCGCGGCCGGGCGGCCCGTTCTATTCGTCGGATTATCGTCTCTCCGACCTGCGCACGACGACGCTCGCGCTCAAGGCCGTCGTGACGCTGACCAGCCGCTGGCAATTCGACGCCGAGTTCGCGCGCTACGACATGCGCGGACGCGACAGCGTCACGCCCGCCAGCGCTTATCCGCGCGCGAACGTCGTGACGCTCGGCGCCAAGTTCTCCTGGTAACCGTCGCCCTGCGTTGCGCCCGATGAACGCCACCGCCATCCCGCCGACCGCGCGCGCTGCCGCCGCTGCGGACGGAGCCGCGTTGCGTTTGCTCGCATTCTCGGCGCTCGGCACGACCTGCGAGGTGCAATACGCCGCTCCCGCCGGCGCCGCGCAGGCGGCCGCCTTCGAGCGCGCGGTGGTCGGGTGGGTGACCGCATTCGAGGCGAAGTATTCGCGCTTCCGTCCGCTGAGTCTCGTCAGCCGCATCAACGCCGCGGCCGGCCGCGCCTGGGTCGATATCGACGCCGACATGGAGCAGATGCTCGCGCTCGGCGACGCGCTCCACGCCACCACCGGCGGCGTGCTCGATCCGACGTCGCTCCCGCTGCTGCGACTTTGGAATTGGAAAGCCGAGCACCCGACGATCCCGAGCGACACGCAAATTGCGGCCGCGCTCCGGCTCGTCGGTTGGAACAAGGTGCAGCGCGCGCCGGGCAAAATCTATCTGCCTGAGCCCGGCATGGCGCTCGATTTCGGCGGCTTCGGCAAGGAATACGCGGTCGATATCGTCGCGCATCTCGCGCGCCAGCACGGCATCGGCGCGGCGCTGGTGGATTTCGGACGCGACGTCTGTGCGCTCGGCACGCCGCCCGGCCGCATCGCGTGGCACCTCGGCCTCGAGGATCCACGGCGGCCCGGCGCGACTTGGGGCAGCATCGCCGTGCGCGACGGACGCGGCGTCGCATCGTCGGGCGACTACGTGCGCTGTTTCCATCTCAACGGCCGGCGCTACGGCCACATCGTCGATCCGCGCACCGGCTGGCCGGTCGCCAACGGTTGCCTCCAAGTCAGCGTCGTTGCCGGCACCTGCCTCCAGGCCGGCGTGCTCTCGACCGCCGCCTTCGTGCTCGGGCCCGAGCGCGGCCTCGAGCTGATCGCGCGGTGCCCTCGCGCCGAGGGCGTGCTCGTCACCGAGACGGCGCGCCACCACACCCGCGGTTTCCATGCCTATGTCGCCTCGTGATTGTTTTCGCGTTCCCGTTCGCGCGCTCGTGTTCGTGTTGGCGTTGTCGGCACTCTCCGCGTTGCCAGCGCGCATCACCGTCGGAGCGGCGTTTCCGGCGCTCAGCGACCCCGAGCTTTCTCTCGAGGGAAAACTCCCGCCGTTGGCCGGACAGGTGACGCTGGTCGACTTCTGGGCGTCGTGGTGCGAGCCGTGCCGCGCGTCCTTCCCCGCCTACGCGCGTCTGCACGCCGATTACGCCACGCGCGGACTTGTGATCGTCGGCGTGAGCGTCGACCGGCAGCGCGCGGCCTACGACGCGTTCCTGAAGCGTCTCCAACCGCCCTTCGCCACCGTGCGAGACGCCCGGCATCGACTCGCTTCCGCCGTCGAGGTGCCGGCGATGCCGACCTGCTTTCTGATCGGCCGCGACGGTCGCGTGCGGTTCGTCGGCGCGGGCTTCCACGGCGCCGATACCACCGACGAACTCCGGCGGGCGGTCGAAGCCGCGCTGGCCGAAAAATGAACTTTCCCATGAGAACGAAACGATTCCCCCGCGGCGCGCTCGTGCTGCCCCTTGCCGCCGCGGCACTCGCCGTCTCCGGTTGCTCGTCCGCCGAGTTGGCGCGCGTGAAACCCTACGAGC
This portion of the Opitutia bacterium genome encodes:
- a CDS encoding TlpA family protein disulfide reductase, yielding MSPRDCFRVPVRALVFVLALSALSALPARITVGAAFPALSDPELSLEGKLPPLAGQVTLVDFWASWCEPCRASFPAYARLHADYATRGLVIVGVSVDRQRAAYDAFLKRLQPPFATVRDARHRLASAVEVPAMPTCFLIGRDGRVRFVGAGFHGADTTDELRRAVEAALAEK
- a CDS encoding FAD:protein FMN transferase, whose product is MNATAIPPTARAAAAADGAALRLLAFSALGTTCEVQYAAPAGAAQAAAFERAVVGWVTAFEAKYSRFRPLSLVSRINAAAGRAWVDIDADMEQMLALGDALHATTGGVLDPTSLPLLRLWNWKAEHPTIPSDTQIAAALRLVGWNKVQRAPGKIYLPEPGMALDFGGFGKEYAVDIVAHLARQHGIGAALVDFGRDVCALGTPPGRIAWHLGLEDPRRPGATWGSIAVRDGRGVASSGDYVRCFHLNGRRYGHIVDPRTGWPVANGCLQVSVVAGTCLQAGVLSTAAFVLGPERGLELIARCPRAEGVLVTETARHHTRGFHAYVAS